One window of the Sander lucioperca isolate FBNREF2018 chromosome 5, SLUC_FBN_1.2, whole genome shotgun sequence genome contains the following:
- the b3gnt2l gene encoding N-acetyllactosaminide beta-1,3-N-acetylglucosaminyltransferase 2, with product MKDDPFLGTAHRTAWCTPLEPMRRIKTLSAMVVLVTLFLIYFYSTLHLETAYSRRAGPGGLLKHPSHQVQDSDVKTPSSTTPHPDVSISDILRQTIPHNAAYWNRLLYSALRNLDKGEEPFRHDTNWSGCRETNQELLQNNVHDFASYPVLLQDFLQGMKCRSPPVLLNQPNKCISGDGKGDNQTFLLFAIKSTPGNFERRQAVRETWGREGTHQSGLRVRTVFLLGSPPPDDPHLAPLLSFEASHFKDLVQWDFHESLLNLTLKMNMFLQWMLKTCPNASFVFSGDDDVFVNTPAILGYLQSLEASKASRLYVGHVISTANPLRDPTSKYYIPLSFYDGPYPAYAGGGGFLISGALLKPLHSVSRVIPFFPIDDVYTGMCIKAVGVSPEANDGFQTFDVKEEDRENLCVHKSLLLIHQRSPQKTKKLWKGIHSPLLTC from the coding sequence ATGAAAGATGATCCATTTCTAGGAACGGCACACCGTACAGCCTGGTGTACTCCCCTCGAGCCAATGAGACGTATTAAAACCTTAAGTGCCATGGTTGTCCTGGTCACTTTGTTCCTGATCTACTTCTACTCGACGCTCCACCTGGAGACGGCCTACAGCCGCAGGGCTGGACCCGGCGGGCTCCTGAAGCATCCCAGCCACCAGGTTCAAGACAGCGATGTGAAGACACCATCCTCCACCACACCTCACCCTGATGTGTCCATCTCTGATATCCTCAGACAGACCATCCCTCACAACGCCGCATACTGGAACCGCCTGCTGTACTCTGCCCTCAGGAATCTGGACAAGGGAGAAGAACCTTTCAGACATGATACCAATTGGTCCGGCTGCAGGGAGACGAATCAAGAGCTTCTGCAGAACAACGTGCACGACTTCGCCTCCTACCCTGTCTTATTACAAGACTTTTTGCAGGGCATGAAGTGCAGGAGCCCTCCAGTCCTGCTCAATCAACCCAACAAGTGCATCTCTGGCGACGGGAAGGGAGACAACCAGACCTTCCTGCTTTTTGCTATCAAGTCAACCCCTGGGAACTTTGAGCGGAGGCAGGCGGTGCGGGAGACCTGGGGGCGAGAGGGGACGCATCAGAGTGGACTGCGAGTGCGCACTGTGTTTCTGCTGGGTAGCCCCCCGCCGGACGACCCCCACCTCGCACCACTGCTGTCATTTGAAGCAAGCCACTTTAAGGACCTGGTGCAGTGGGACTTCCACGAATCGCTCTTGAACCTGACGCTCAAAATGAACATGTTCCTCCAGTGGATGCTGAAAACCTGCCCTAACGCCTCCTTCGTCTTTAGCGGGGATGACGATGTATTTGTGAACACACCGGCGATACTCGGCTACCTGCAGTCTCTGGAGGCTTCCAAGGCCTCTCGGTTGTATGTTGGACATGTCATAAGCACAGCAAATCCCCTCAGGGACCCTACAAGCAAGTACTACATTCCCCTGAGCTTCTATGATGGCCCATACCCTGCGTATGCCGGCGGGGGCGGTTTTCTGATCTCTGGAGCGTTGCTGAAACCCCTACATTCAGTTTCACGTGTCATTCCTTTTTTCCCCATCGACGACGTCTACACTGGGATGTGCATTAAGGCTGTGGGGGTTTCTCCTGAGGCAAACGACGGCTTTCAGACATTTGACGTCAAGGAGGAGGATCGTGAGAACCTGTGTGTACATAAGAGTCTTCTTCTGATTCACCAGCGCTCCCCACAGAAGACCAAGAAGCTGTGGAAGGGCATTCACAGCCCCTTGTTGACTTGTTGA